From one Leifsonia soli genomic stretch:
- the rmuC gene encoding DNA recombination protein RmuC produces the protein MDILALLLGLLIGLVVGAIGAGVAVLRLVRSRPAAEPATPLVDPAVVAAQHQAELAELRAAETAVQSEIRADLAAAHSRVDALQDQLRAAQEQYRETVERHRAEAEARTERERAESKVLQALAPVRESLTDMQRKVIELETQRNQQHGQLAQQLRSAAESEERLRSTAEALASALRSNSTRGVWGETQLRSVVEAAGLIERVDFDVQSSIHSESGAGRPDMIVRLPGGKSIALDAKVPFNAYLEASQIPATATGPEAAQREALLKQHVKAVRDHITALGSKAYWTGLESSPELVIAFIPSESLVSSALEADPSIMEFAFGKRVALASPVTLWSVLKTVAFSWQQDVLTQEAKQLFDLSRTLYSRLSTTAGHIEKLGRSLERTVKDYNGFVGSFERQVFPAARKLNALDESKVIGVIEGIEEAPRELTAFELVSELEPRDMHGIDKLAIEEQERARALEAERDTGAA, from the coding sequence ATGGACATCCTCGCCCTGCTCCTCGGCCTCCTGATCGGCCTCGTCGTCGGCGCCATCGGCGCGGGCGTCGCCGTCCTGCGGCTCGTGCGTTCGCGACCGGCGGCAGAGCCCGCGACGCCGCTCGTCGACCCGGCTGTGGTCGCCGCGCAGCACCAGGCCGAGCTCGCCGAGCTGCGCGCTGCCGAGACCGCGGTACAGTCCGAGATCCGTGCCGATCTCGCCGCGGCGCACAGCCGGGTGGATGCGCTGCAGGATCAGCTGCGCGCCGCCCAGGAGCAGTACCGCGAGACGGTGGAGCGGCACCGCGCCGAGGCGGAGGCGCGCACGGAGCGCGAGCGTGCGGAGAGCAAGGTGCTCCAGGCGCTCGCTCCGGTGCGCGAGAGCCTGACCGACATGCAGCGCAAGGTCATCGAGCTCGAGACGCAGCGCAACCAGCAGCACGGGCAGCTCGCCCAGCAGCTGCGGTCGGCGGCGGAGTCCGAGGAGCGGCTGCGCAGCACGGCCGAGGCCCTCGCGTCGGCCCTCCGCTCCAACAGCACGCGCGGCGTCTGGGGCGAGACCCAGCTGCGGAGCGTCGTGGAGGCCGCCGGTCTCATCGAGCGCGTCGACTTCGATGTGCAGTCGAGCATCCACTCGGAGTCCGGCGCCGGCCGCCCCGACATGATCGTGCGGCTCCCCGGCGGCAAGAGCATTGCGCTCGACGCGAAGGTGCCGTTCAACGCCTACCTCGAGGCCAGCCAGATCCCGGCGACGGCGACCGGCCCGGAGGCCGCGCAGCGCGAGGCGCTGCTCAAGCAGCACGTCAAGGCGGTGCGCGACCACATCACCGCGCTGGGCAGCAAGGCGTACTGGACGGGTCTCGAGTCCTCCCCCGAGCTCGTGATCGCATTCATCCCGAGCGAGTCGCTCGTGTCGTCCGCGCTCGAGGCCGATCCGTCGATCATGGAGTTCGCCTTCGGCAAGCGCGTCGCCCTCGCCTCGCCCGTCACGCTGTGGTCGGTGCTCAAGACCGTAGCGTTCAGCTGGCAGCAGGATGTGCTGACGCAGGAGGCCAAGCAGCTCTTCGATCTGAGCCGCACCCTCTACAGCCGGCTCTCGACCACCGCCGGCCACATCGAGAAGCTGGGCCGTTCGCTCGAGCGCACGGTCAAGGACTACAACGGGTTCGTCGGCTCCTTCGAGCGCCAGGTGTTCCCCGCGGCCCGCAAGCTCAACGCGCTCGACGAGTCGAAGGTCATCGGCGTGATCGAAGGCATCGAGGAGGCGCCGCGCGAGCTGACCGCGTTCGAGCTGGTCAGCGAACTGGAGCCGCGGGACATGCACGGGATCGACAAGCTCGCCATCGAGGAGCAGGAGCGCGCCCGCGCCCTCGAGGCCGAGCGCGACACCGGCGCGGCCTGA
- the glpX gene encoding class II fructose-bisphosphatase: protein MSMTDTATNFQHPDRNLAMELVRATEAAAIRATPWIGRGDKNAADGAAVDAMRKFLGTVNFDGVIVIGEGEKDNAPMLFNGEHVGNGRGPAVDIAVDPIDGTSLTAAGRQNALSVIAVSDRGTMLDASSVFYMSKIVTGPEGHGVVDLSQSIGDNIRELAKAKGKPVVEIRVAVLDRPRHEGLIEEIRAAGAGTRLLLDGDVAGGINAARYESRIDMCVGIGGSPEGITTACAIKALGGFMQGRLAPKDDAERAQGVAAGLDMDNIYGADDLVKGDNTFFVATGVTDGGLVEGVRRKGPIIRTESIVLRSKSGTARRVVADHLAAKWLEPDQL from the coding sequence ATGAGCATGACCGACACCGCCACGAACTTCCAGCACCCGGACAGGAACCTGGCGATGGAGCTGGTGCGGGCGACGGAGGCGGCGGCGATCCGGGCGACCCCGTGGATCGGCCGCGGCGACAAGAACGCGGCCGACGGCGCCGCCGTGGATGCGATGCGCAAGTTCCTCGGGACGGTCAACTTCGACGGCGTCATCGTGATCGGCGAGGGAGAGAAGGACAACGCTCCCATGCTGTTCAACGGCGAGCACGTCGGCAACGGGCGCGGCCCGGCGGTGGACATCGCGGTCGACCCGATCGACGGCACCTCGCTGACCGCGGCCGGACGGCAGAACGCGCTGTCGGTGATCGCGGTCTCCGACCGGGGCACCATGCTCGACGCCTCCTCCGTCTTCTACATGTCGAAGATCGTCACCGGACCCGAGGGCCACGGGGTCGTGGACCTGTCGCAGTCGATCGGCGACAACATCCGCGAGCTGGCGAAGGCGAAGGGCAAGCCGGTCGTCGAGATCCGGGTGGCGGTGCTCGACCGCCCGCGGCACGAGGGGCTGATCGAGGAGATCCGGGCGGCCGGCGCCGGCACGCGGCTGCTGCTCGACGGGGATGTGGCCGGCGGCATCAACGCCGCTCGCTACGAGTCGCGGATCGACATGTGCGTCGGCATCGGCGGCAGCCCGGAGGGCATCACCACGGCGTGCGCCATCAAGGCGCTCGGCGGGTTCATGCAGGGGCGGCTCGCCCCGAAGGACGACGCCGAGCGTGCGCAGGGCGTGGCCGCGGGACTCGACATGGACAACATCTACGGAGCGGACGACCTCGTGAAGGGCGACAACACGTTCTTCGTTGCGACCGGCGTGACCGACGGCGGTCTCGTGGAGGGCGTGCGCCGAAAGGGTCCGATCATCCGCACGGAGTCGATCGTGCTGCGCTCGAAGTCCGGAACGGCCCGCCGCGTCGTGGCCGACCACCTCGCCGCGAAGTGGCTGGAGCCCGACCAGCTCTGA
- the fbaA gene encoding class II fructose-bisphosphate aldolase: MPIATPDQYAEMLDKAKAGGFAYPAFNVSSSQTINAVLQGLTEAGSDGIIQVTTGGADYFAGQTVKARATGALAFAKFATEVAKNYPITVALHTDHCPKNALDDFVLPLIAASEEEVKAGRNPIFQSHMWDGSAVPLDENLEIAQEMLKRTKAINAILEVEIGVVGGEEDGVRHEGSNEALYTTLADAEKAVDALGLGENGRYMAALTFGNVHGVYKPGNVKLRPELLKEIQDGLAAKYGHGPKPLDLVFHGGSGSTDEEIAEAVRNGVVKMNIDTDTQYAFTRSIAGYMFENYDGVLKIDGEVGNKKAYDPRAWGKVAESAMAARVVEATKQLGSAGHSGK; encoded by the coding sequence ATGCCCATCGCCACGCCGGACCAGTACGCAGAGATGCTCGACAAAGCGAAGGCCGGCGGCTTCGCCTACCCGGCGTTCAACGTGTCGTCGTCGCAGACGATCAACGCCGTGCTGCAGGGTCTCACCGAGGCGGGGAGCGACGGCATCATCCAGGTCACCACCGGCGGTGCGGACTACTTCGCCGGCCAGACCGTCAAGGCCCGCGCGACCGGAGCGCTCGCGTTCGCGAAGTTCGCGACCGAGGTCGCCAAGAACTACCCCATCACGGTCGCGCTGCACACCGACCACTGCCCGAAGAACGCGCTCGACGACTTCGTGCTGCCCCTCATCGCCGCCTCCGAGGAGGAGGTGAAGGCGGGCCGCAACCCGATCTTCCAGTCGCACATGTGGGACGGCTCGGCCGTGCCCCTCGACGAGAACCTCGAGATCGCTCAGGAGATGCTCAAGCGCACCAAGGCCATCAACGCGATCCTCGAGGTCGAGATCGGCGTCGTCGGCGGCGAGGAGGACGGCGTCCGTCACGAGGGCTCCAACGAGGCGCTCTACACGACCCTCGCCGACGCGGAGAAGGCCGTCGACGCCCTCGGTCTCGGCGAGAACGGCCGCTACATGGCCGCCCTCACCTTCGGCAACGTCCACGGCGTCTACAAGCCCGGCAACGTGAAGCTGCGCCCGGAGCTGCTGAAGGAGATCCAGGACGGCCTCGCCGCGAAGTACGGCCACGGCCCGAAGCCGCTCGACCTCGTCTTCCACGGCGGATCGGGCTCGACCGACGAGGAGATCGCCGAGGCGGTCCGCAACGGCGTCGTGAAGATGAACATCGACACCGACACGCAGTACGCCTTCACCCGCTCGATCGCCGGCTACATGTTCGAGAACTACGACGGCGTGCTCAAGATCGACGGCGAGGTCGGAAACAAGAAGGCCTACGACCCGCGCGCCTGGGGCAAGGTCGCCGAGTCCGCCATGGCCGCCCGCGTCGTCGAGGCGACGAAGCAGCTCGGCTCGGCCGGCCACTCCGGCAAGTAG
- a CDS encoding DUF6264 family protein — protein MAEQEPQPDDRPRPQYGELAPPGWVWRPPADADRLDTSRPLEREDDVPAAPAAPVLGQRPPEGVPAAPGADGRPAPTWNLTLTVLLGVFGFFGMTYSIATLQAIPASMQLLHSTNGLGEYVPAPVVSTLVLIGSIVMAVIWVVSAGFAAWLLVKRRLAFWVPLVAGIVAMVALLIFAGAVLATDPVLLGFYGGVTPPTTPVQTP, from the coding sequence ATGGCCGAGCAGGAACCGCAGCCGGACGACCGGCCGCGCCCGCAGTACGGGGAGCTCGCGCCTCCCGGCTGGGTGTGGCGTCCGCCCGCCGACGCGGACCGCCTCGACACGTCGCGTCCGCTGGAACGGGAGGACGACGTCCCGGCCGCACCCGCGGCCCCGGTCCTCGGCCAGCGCCCGCCGGAAGGCGTCCCGGCGGCACCCGGCGCCGACGGCCGTCCCGCTCCCACCTGGAACCTCACGCTGACGGTTCTGCTCGGCGTCTTCGGCTTCTTCGGGATGACGTACTCGATCGCGACGCTTCAGGCGATCCCGGCATCCATGCAATTGCTGCACAGCACGAACGGCCTCGGCGAGTACGTTCCAGCGCCGGTGGTGAGCACCCTCGTGCTCATCGGCTCGATCGTCATGGCCGTGATCTGGGTCGTGTCGGCAGGCTTCGCCGCGTGGCTCCTGGTGAAGCGCCGCCTGGCGTTCTGGGTGCCCCTCGTCGCCGGGATCGTCGCGATGGTCGCACTGCTGATCTTCGCCGGAGCGGTGCTCGCGACCGACCCCGTGCTGCTCGGGTTCTACGGCGGGGTCACGCCCCCGACGACGCCGGTCCAGACGCCCTAG
- a CDS encoding 4-hydroxy-3-methylbut-2-enyl diphosphate reductase produces MPRIPGARRRLQDNPVVGHKRVLLAAPRGYCAGVDRAVVAVEKALDLYGAPVYVRKQIVHNVHVVSELEQQGAIFVDEVDEVPPGAHVVFSAHGVSPAVVNAAAARGLQAIDATCPLVTKVHREAVRFSRDDFQILLIGHEGHEEVEGTAGEAPDHVTLVNGPGDVDSIVVDDPDKIVWLSQTTLSVDETMETVRRLRERFPNLQDPPSDDICYATQNRQVAIKKVAEQAELVIVVGSANSSNSVRLVEVALEYGAKAAYRVDYASEIKQEWLDGVASIGVTSGASVPEVLVQEVLDDLAGAGYQDVQEVKTAEEDLMFSLPKELRKDISGKQDARALGGRGR; encoded by the coding sequence ATGCCGCGCATTCCCGGCGCCAGGCGACGGCTTCAGGATAACCCGGTCGTCGGACATAAGCGGGTGCTGCTGGCCGCACCCCGCGGCTACTGCGCCGGCGTCGACCGCGCCGTCGTCGCCGTCGAGAAGGCGCTCGACCTGTACGGAGCGCCCGTCTACGTGCGCAAGCAGATCGTCCACAACGTGCACGTCGTGTCCGAGCTGGAGCAGCAGGGCGCGATCTTCGTGGACGAGGTCGACGAGGTTCCGCCGGGCGCGCACGTCGTGTTCTCGGCCCACGGGGTGTCACCGGCCGTGGTGAACGCGGCCGCCGCCCGCGGACTCCAGGCGATCGACGCCACCTGCCCGCTGGTCACCAAGGTGCACCGCGAGGCCGTCCGGTTCTCGCGCGACGACTTCCAGATCCTGCTGATCGGCCACGAAGGCCACGAGGAGGTCGAGGGCACCGCCGGAGAGGCTCCCGACCACGTCACCCTGGTCAACGGCCCGGGCGATGTCGACTCGATCGTCGTCGACGACCCGGACAAGATCGTCTGGCTGTCGCAGACCACGCTCTCGGTGGACGAGACGATGGAGACGGTCCGCCGCCTCCGCGAGCGCTTCCCGAACCTGCAGGACCCGCCGAGCGACGACATCTGCTACGCGACCCAGAACCGCCAGGTCGCGATCAAGAAGGTCGCCGAGCAGGCGGAGCTGGTCATCGTGGTCGGCTCGGCCAACTCGTCCAACTCGGTGCGCCTCGTCGAGGTCGCGCTGGAGTACGGCGCGAAGGCCGCCTACCGCGTCGACTACGCCAGCGAGATCAAGCAGGAGTGGCTCGACGGCGTCGCGTCCATCGGCGTGACGAGCGGCGCATCCGTGCCGGAGGTGCTGGTGCAGGAGGTGCTCGACGACCTCGCCGGTGCCGGCTACCAGGACGTCCAGGAGGTCAAGACGGCGGAGGAGGACCTCATGTTCTCGCTTCCGAAGGAGCTCCGCAAGGACATCTCGGGCAAGCAGGATGCGCGGGCGCTGGGTGGTCGCGGCCGCTGA
- the xseA gene encoding exodeoxyribonuclease VII large subunit: protein MSQTTTVAMQAAPPTVDAPWPVALLNSKIKGWIDRLGTAWVEGEITQWGISGGNVYGKLKDLNEDATISFTIWSSVKARIPADLKQGDRVVAAIKPNFWVKGGTLTMQVYDMKHVGLGDLLERLERLRQQLAAEGLFAIERKKRLPFLPHTIGLVTGKDSDAEKDVLRNAQLRWPQVRFRVVHASVQGERTVTEVVSAIRTLDADPEVEVIIVARGGGDFQNLLGFSDERLVRAAAAALTPIVSAIGHEADRPLLDEVADLRASTPTDAAKRVVPDVAEELARVQQARARIGIRVTQRIAHEIDRIGHLRTRPVLASPSWIVDARAEELTRYVARGTELVARRVERETTRVAELRGQLRALSPQGTLDRGYAIVQTPAGHVVTDPAEASTGTELRVTVSGGSFAATAGDRLPSPAGHGTAAGADHPSAPADLQRDK, encoded by the coding sequence GTGAGCCAGACGACGACGGTCGCCATGCAGGCCGCTCCGCCGACCGTGGACGCCCCGTGGCCCGTCGCGCTGCTCAACAGCAAGATCAAGGGATGGATCGACCGGCTGGGCACCGCCTGGGTCGAAGGCGAGATCACCCAGTGGGGCATCTCGGGCGGAAACGTCTACGGAAAACTCAAAGACCTGAACGAGGACGCGACGATCAGCTTCACGATCTGGTCGTCCGTGAAGGCGCGCATCCCCGCCGACCTGAAGCAGGGCGACCGCGTGGTGGCCGCGATCAAGCCGAACTTCTGGGTCAAGGGCGGCACGCTCACCATGCAGGTCTACGACATGAAGCACGTCGGCCTGGGCGACCTGCTCGAGCGGCTGGAGCGGCTGCGCCAGCAGCTCGCCGCCGAGGGCCTGTTCGCGATCGAGCGCAAGAAGCGCCTCCCGTTCCTCCCCCACACCATCGGCCTCGTGACGGGCAAGGACTCCGACGCCGAGAAGGACGTGCTGCGCAACGCCCAGCTCCGCTGGCCGCAGGTGCGCTTCCGGGTCGTGCACGCGTCCGTCCAGGGCGAGCGCACCGTGACCGAGGTGGTCTCCGCGATCCGCACGCTCGACGCCGACCCCGAGGTCGAGGTCATCATCGTCGCCCGCGGCGGCGGCGACTTCCAGAACCTGCTCGGCTTCAGCGACGAGCGGCTCGTGCGGGCCGCAGCGGCAGCGCTCACGCCGATCGTCAGCGCGATCGGCCACGAGGCCGACCGGCCCCTGCTCGACGAGGTGGCCGACCTCCGCGCCTCCACCCCCACCGACGCGGCCAAGCGGGTGGTGCCGGATGTGGCGGAGGAGCTGGCGCGCGTGCAGCAGGCCCGCGCCCGCATCGGCATCCGCGTCACCCAGCGGATCGCCCACGAGATCGACCGGATCGGCCACCTGCGCACCCGGCCGGTCCTCGCGTCGCCGTCGTGGATCGTCGACGCGCGCGCCGAGGAGCTCACCCGGTACGTCGCCCGCGGGACCGAACTGGTCGCCCGACGCGTCGAGCGTGAGACGACGCGGGTCGCCGAGCTGCGCGGCCAGCTCCGGGCGCTGTCGCCGCAGGGGACGCTCGACCGGGGCTACGCGATCGTGCAGACGCCGGCCGGCCACGTCGTGACCGACCCGGCCGAGGCATCCACCGGCACCGAGCTGCGGGTCACCGTGTCGGGCGGATCGTTCGCCGCGACCGCGGGCGACCGGCTTCCGTCGCCCGCCGGCCACGGCACGGCGGCTGGAGCCGACCACCCGTCGGCCCCAGCGGACCTCCAGCGGGACAAATAG
- a CDS encoding exodeoxyribonuclease VII small subunit, translating to MPSSETAPAGDPLSALSYEEARDELIRVVGELEQGSATLEESIALWERGEALARHCEEWLIGAKARLDAARSGAATAPQSSEAAQSSEASQSSEALGG from the coding sequence ATGCCCAGTTCCGAGACCGCCCCCGCGGGTGACCCGCTCAGCGCGCTCAGCTACGAAGAGGCGCGCGACGAGCTGATCCGCGTGGTCGGCGAGCTCGAGCAGGGCTCGGCGACGCTCGAAGAGTCGATCGCCCTGTGGGAGCGCGGAGAGGCGCTCGCCCGTCACTGCGAGGAGTGGCTGATCGGCGCGAAGGCGCGGCTGGATGCGGCGCGCTCGGGCGCGGCAACCGCTCCGCAGTCGTCAGAAGCTGCACAGTCCTCAGAAGCTTCACAGTCCTCAGAAGCCCTGGGCGGATGA
- a CDS encoding DUF4245 domain-containing protein, producing the protein MSPRTSKPPAVVAELGRPETPEETAARKAQNSANHRNRQTINNLIYSLIATLALVAVIVLVVPRGNPTATKAPVDYAAVAQEAQGSEPDRLLVPKLPSTWTSNNAELRTKTADGVDSWYIGLITPKKQFIGITQGFGANDSWVSDQVAKSRIAGTRDIDGVTWDVYDNRASGSGNGNVDYALVTNAGHSSVIVFGTAVDTEFRTVASSLADQIRSLGGGQ; encoded by the coding sequence ATGAGCCCCCGCACCAGCAAGCCGCCCGCGGTCGTCGCCGAGCTCGGCCGCCCGGAGACGCCAGAGGAGACGGCGGCCCGCAAGGCCCAGAACTCGGCGAACCACCGCAACCGGCAGACGATCAACAACCTGATCTACTCGCTCATCGCGACGCTCGCTCTCGTCGCGGTGATCGTGCTCGTCGTGCCGCGCGGCAATCCGACGGCGACGAAGGCGCCCGTCGACTACGCCGCCGTGGCCCAGGAGGCGCAGGGCAGCGAGCCGGACCGCCTGCTCGTGCCGAAACTCCCCTCGACCTGGACGTCGAACAACGCCGAGCTGCGCACCAAGACCGCCGACGGCGTCGACTCCTGGTACATCGGGCTGATCACGCCGAAGAAGCAGTTCATCGGGATCACGCAAGGCTTCGGAGCGAACGACAGCTGGGTGTCGGATCAGGTCGCCAAGTCGAGGATCGCGGGCACCCGCGACATCGACGGCGTCACCTGGGACGTCTACGACAACCGCGCGAGCGGCTCCGGCAACGGCAACGTCGACTACGCCCTGGTGACCAACGCGGGCCACAGCTCCGTCATCGTCTTCGGCACCGCCGTCGACACCGAGTTCCGCACGGTGGCGTCGTCGCTGGCCGATCAGATCCGCTCACTCGGAGGAGGACAATAA
- a CDS encoding carbonic anhydrase translates to MLEGNARFVAGEPQHPHQDVTRREVVAGGQEPVAAIFGCADSRLAAEIIFDLGLGDAFVVRNAGQVVSDSVVGSLEYAVAVLNVPLILVLGHDSCGAVASAIASQAADADPLPPHIADLIAPIVPAVHRIAGPGAVDPSGVDASAVGREHLRDTVSDLLAQSEIISSAVAENTLAIVGANYRLAEGRVVPDVVVGMRD, encoded by the coding sequence ATGCTCGAGGGCAACGCTCGCTTCGTCGCGGGCGAGCCGCAGCATCCGCACCAGGATGTGACGCGCCGTGAGGTCGTGGCGGGAGGCCAGGAGCCGGTCGCCGCCATCTTCGGGTGCGCCGACTCCCGCCTCGCCGCCGAGATCATCTTCGACCTCGGGCTGGGCGACGCGTTCGTCGTGCGCAACGCCGGACAGGTCGTCTCCGACTCGGTCGTCGGATCGCTCGAGTACGCGGTCGCCGTGCTGAACGTCCCGCTCATCCTCGTGCTCGGCCACGACAGCTGCGGCGCGGTGGCCTCGGCCATCGCCTCCCAGGCCGCCGACGCCGACCCGCTCCCGCCGCACATCGCCGACCTGATCGCGCCGATCGTCCCCGCCGTGCACCGTATCGCTGGCCCGGGCGCCGTCGACCCGTCCGGGGTCGACGCCTCGGCGGTGGGACGCGAGCACCTGCGCGACACCGTCTCCGACCTGCTCGCGCAGTCGGAGATCATCTCCTCCGCGGTCGCCGAGAATACCCTCGCGATCGTCGGAGCCAACTACCGGCTCGCGGAGGGCCGGGTCGTCCCCGACGTCGTCGTCGGCATGCGCGACTGA
- a CDS encoding aspartate ammonia-lyase, with the protein MVDTPADAEYRIEHDTMGEVRVPKDALYSAQTQRAVENFPISGDVLEPAQIAALARIKKSAALANARLGVLDQDIADAIAAAADEVASGAHDAEFPIDVYQTGSGTSSNMNMNEVLATLASRRLGRPVHPNDHVNASQSSNDVFPTSVHIAVTGALIDELIPALDHLAVSLEAKAERWAEAVKSGRTHLMDATPVTLGQEFGGYAAQIRYGIERIRAALPRVAEVPLGGTAVGTGINTPLGFPQLVIELLTEETELPITEARNHFEAQANRDALVEASGALRTIAVSLTKISNDLRWMGSGPNTGLGELHIPDLQPGSSIMPGKVNPVIPEAVLMVASRVVGNDATIAWSGASGLFELNVAIPVMGTALLESIRLLTQASRVLADKTIDGLEANLERARAFAESSPSIVTPLNRVIGYEAAAKVAKHAVAKGITVREAVIDLGFVERGEVTLDQLDAALDVLSMTHPG; encoded by the coding sequence GTGGTGGACACCCCGGCGGACGCCGAGTACCGCATCGAACACGACACGATGGGCGAGGTGCGCGTCCCGAAGGACGCCCTGTACAGCGCGCAGACGCAGCGCGCGGTCGAGAACTTCCCCATCTCGGGCGACGTGCTCGAGCCGGCCCAGATCGCCGCCCTCGCGCGCATCAAGAAGTCGGCCGCCCTCGCGAACGCCCGGCTGGGCGTGCTCGACCAGGACATCGCCGACGCGATCGCCGCCGCGGCCGATGAGGTGGCCTCCGGCGCGCACGACGCCGAGTTCCCGATCGACGTCTACCAGACCGGATCCGGCACGTCGTCGAACATGAACATGAACGAGGTGCTGGCGACGCTCGCGTCGCGCCGCCTGGGCCGCCCGGTGCACCCGAACGACCACGTGAACGCCTCGCAGTCCTCCAACGACGTCTTCCCGACCTCGGTGCACATCGCGGTGACGGGTGCGCTCATCGACGAGCTCATCCCGGCGCTCGACCACCTCGCCGTCTCGCTCGAAGCCAAGGCGGAGCGGTGGGCGGAGGCCGTGAAGAGCGGGCGTACGCACCTCATGGATGCGACCCCGGTCACCCTGGGCCAGGAGTTCGGCGGGTACGCCGCGCAGATCCGCTACGGCATCGAGCGCATCCGCGCCGCCCTCCCCCGCGTCGCCGAGGTCCCGCTCGGCGGGACGGCCGTCGGCACCGGCATCAACACCCCGCTCGGCTTCCCGCAGCTCGTCATCGAGCTGCTGACGGAGGAGACCGAGCTGCCGATCACCGAGGCGCGCAACCACTTCGAGGCGCAGGCCAACCGCGATGCACTGGTGGAGGCGTCCGGCGCCCTCCGCACGATCGCCGTCTCGCTGACGAAGATCTCGAACGACCTCCGCTGGATGGGCTCCGGCCCGAACACCGGACTCGGCGAGCTGCACATCCCGGACCTCCAGCCCGGCTCCTCGATCATGCCCGGCAAGGTGAACCCGGTCATCCCGGAGGCCGTGCTCATGGTGGCGTCGCGGGTCGTCGGCAACGACGCGACCATCGCCTGGAGCGGCGCGTCGGGCCTGTTCGAGCTGAACGTCGCCATCCCGGTCATGGGCACCGCGCTGCTGGAGTCGATCCGTCTGCTCACCCAGGCAAGCCGCGTGCTCGCCGACAAGACGATCGACGGCCTCGAGGCCAACCTGGAGCGCGCCCGCGCCTTCGCCGAGTCGAGCCCGTCGATCGTGACGCCGCTCAACCGCGTGATCGGGTACGAGGCCGCCGCGAAGGTCGCCAAGCACGCCGTGGCCAAGGGAATCACCGTGCGCGAGGCCGTCATCGACCTGGGCTTCGTCGAGCGCGGCGAGGTCACCCTCGACCAGCTGGACGCCGCCCTCGACGTCCTCTCGATGACGCACCCCGGCTGA
- a CDS encoding AAA family ATPase yields MLSYADALPERPRRVLVAGVSGSGKTTLAGRIAQLTGGPHTEIDGLFHGPGWEPRPEFADDVRAFTAADAWTTEWQYSAVRDLLAQRADLLVWLDLPFVRVTLPRVVHRTLRRRIHGKELWNGNREPPLRTIFRDPEHIIRWSISTRNAYAERVPAAERAYPHLTVVRLRSTREVERWLAGPLRAATAANSS; encoded by the coding sequence GTGCTGTCGTATGCGGATGCGCTGCCGGAGAGGCCGCGGCGGGTGCTCGTCGCGGGGGTGTCGGGCAGCGGCAAGACGACGCTTGCCGGGCGCATCGCGCAGCTGACCGGCGGACCGCACACCGAGATCGATGGACTCTTCCACGGGCCGGGATGGGAGCCGCGGCCGGAGTTCGCGGACGACGTGCGCGCTTTCACCGCGGCCGACGCGTGGACGACCGAGTGGCAGTACTCCGCGGTGCGCGACCTTCTGGCCCAGCGCGCCGACCTCCTGGTCTGGCTCGATCTGCCGTTCGTCCGGGTGACGCTGCCGCGGGTCGTTCACCGCACGCTCCGACGCCGCATCCACGGCAAGGAGCTCTGGAACGGCAATCGCGAACCGCCGCTCCGGACGATCTTCCGCGACCCGGAGCACATCATCCGTTGGTCGATCTCGACCCGGAACGCCTACGCCGAGCGCGTTCCCGCCGCCGAGCGGGCCTATCCGCACCTCACCGTCGTTCGCCTGCGCTCCACGCGCGAGGTCGAGCGCTGGCTGGCAGGCCCCCTGCGCGCGGCCACCGCGGCAAACAGCTCCTGA
- a CDS encoding MepB family protein: MTAADIQRVLSVMDALGVPRGELLPEADNGGYDAAACETPGGLVRFRSARVTPRKSGLFVAVWRRASDGGTEPFGVGDQRRLVVVAREGSDVGAFVFPSETLASRGVVSVDGVGGKRGFRVYPPWSAANSPQAAATQRWQCASFLPLTDDAPADRFF, from the coding sequence ATGACTGCTGCCGACATCCAGCGGGTGCTGAGCGTGATGGATGCGCTGGGCGTCCCGCGCGGAGAGCTGCTTCCAGAGGCCGACAACGGCGGATACGACGCTGCCGCGTGCGAGACTCCGGGCGGCCTGGTGCGGTTCCGGTCGGCGCGGGTGACGCCACGCAAGTCGGGTCTGTTCGTCGCCGTCTGGCGTCGTGCGTCCGACGGCGGCACCGAGCCGTTCGGCGTGGGCGATCAGCGTCGGCTGGTGGTCGTCGCGCGCGAGGGGAGCGACGTCGGGGCGTTCGTGTTCCCGAGCGAGACGCTCGCATCGCGTGGTGTCGTCTCGGTCGACGGTGTGGGGGGCAAGCGCGGCTTCCGGGTCTATCCGCCCTGGTCCGCAGCGAACAGCCCGCAGGCGGCGGCGACGCAGCGCTGGCAGTGCGCCTCATTCCTCCCGCTCACCGACGACGCCCCCGCCGACCGCTTCTTCTAA